The proteins below are encoded in one region of Lepisosteus oculatus isolate fLepOcu1 chromosome 10, fLepOcu1.hap2, whole genome shotgun sequence:
- the kiaa1143 gene encoding uncharacterized protein KIAA1143 homolog: MSKKNQVSWVKPTEPSFLRKFKNDIGYKEGPTIDTKRQEVPAVADDSGDSDREDERPQVVVLKTGDLTAEEVMKVKGELKGEAEGDAPADGKIVFRKPVKRSSGTFQGITASSSKKKKEVEKKRENPQRKVKNSSLLSFGEDEEED; encoded by the exons ATGAGTAAGAAAAACCAGGTGTCATGGGTGAAGCCCACCGAGCCATCCTTTCTCCGGAAATTTAAGAACGATATTGGCTACAAAGAGGGACCAACTATCGATACTAAG AGACAGGAGGTGCCGGCGGTGGCTGATGACAGCGGAGACAGTGACCGTGAGGATGAACGGCCACAGGTGGTTGTCCTCAAGACGGGCGATCTGACAGCTGAAGAGGTCATGAAGGTTAAAGGGGAACTCAAAGGAGAAGCTG AGGGCGACGCTCCTGCAGACGGCAAGATCGTGTTCAGGAAGCCAGTGAAACGCAGCTCCGGAACCTTCCAGGGCATCACAGCCAGCTCCAGCAAGAAGAAGAAGGAAGTGGAAAAGAAGAGGGAGAACCCgcagagaaaagtgaaaaacagcAGTCTGCTTTCTTTCGGAGAGGATGAGGAGGAAGACTGA